From the genome of Sulfurimonas paralvinellae:
TAAAGATGTAGCAAACCTACGTTTTTCACTTTCAGAGAGATATAAAATCATGCCACGTCGTTTAACAGGTAACTGTAAACGTCACCAAGACATGATCTCTACTGTTATCAAACGTGCACGTGCAGCGGCATTCGTTCCGTACACTGTAACACGTAAAAAAGTTGTAACAGCACCTTTTGAAAACCTAAAATAAGGTTTTACAGACTCCCTCTTTTGGGTGTCACCACTTCTACTCCAACTCTCTTCTTAATTCAAAATACACTTCTCAATATATGCACTTATAGTTTATTGCGAACACTCCATGTCTTTAATTTAAAGTTAAATATTGCTACAATAAGGAAAAAGTGAATTTTTATGAAAATAAAAGCATATGCTCTCATAATTTGGTCTCTTTTACTTACAGCCAGTCTATCTGCACAAACATTAGAAAAAATTTCGCTACAACTCCTTTGGAAGCATCAGTTTGAGTTCGCCGG
Proteins encoded in this window:
- the rpsR gene encoding 30S ribosomal protein S18, with product MSEKRKYKKRYCKYCEAKVDFMDYKDVANLRFSLSERYKIMPRRLTGNCKRHQDMISTVIKRARAAAFVPYTVTRKKVVTAPFENLK